A genomic region of Rhodospirillales bacterium contains the following coding sequences:
- a CDS encoding bifunctional 2-C-methyl-D-erythritol 4-phosphate cytidylyltransferase/2-C-methyl-D-erythritol 2,4-cyclodiphosphate synthase, protein MKISATNIDPIPFYVLIAAGGSGTRLGGDRPKQYRSVAGKTILRHTIEAFLTCPGLRQIRVIIDPAHAKWYQESVTGLDMLPPINGGEERNDSVSNGLNKFSNLKDKDIILIHDAARPFVSRGEIEQTVIRVKETGAATLAAPVSDTLRHTNGHYIDRTGLWAVQTPQGFHYGLIRRAHEKADPAVKYTDDTAMVAALGHPVEIVTGSRRNFKITTAEDMNMAEQLITAPPATETRIGSGFDVHAFTAQTTTAIRIGGIDIPHDKGLAGHSDADVALHALTDALLGTIGAGDIGQHFPPSDPQWKGADSALFLEKAVHLVKEQGGAINNMDLTIICETPKIGPYREAIRARIAKICSIDESRINIKGTTTEKLGFTGRGEGIAAQAAATIQLPKES, encoded by the coding sequence GTCCGTTGCGGGAAAAACCATACTGCGCCACACGATCGAGGCCTTCCTGACCTGCCCCGGCCTCCGGCAAATTCGTGTCATCATCGACCCGGCCCATGCAAAATGGTATCAGGAAAGCGTCACGGGTCTGGATATGCTGCCTCCCATCAACGGCGGAGAAGAAAGAAATGATAGTGTTTCAAATGGATTAAACAAATTTTCTAATCTAAAAGATAAAGATATAATTTTGATCCACGACGCGGCCCGCCCGTTCGTATCACGCGGGGAAATCGAGCAAACCGTCATCCGCGTCAAGGAAACCGGCGCCGCGACACTGGCCGCCCCGGTTAGCGATACACTACGCCACACAAACGGCCATTACATCGACCGCACCGGCCTGTGGGCCGTCCAGACCCCGCAGGGCTTTCACTATGGCCTGATCCGCCGCGCCCATGAGAAAGCCGACCCCGCCGTCAAATACACCGATGACACAGCCATGGTGGCCGCGCTGGGACATCCGGTTGAAATCGTCACCGGATCGCGCCGCAACTTCAAAATCACAACGGCAGAGGACATGAACATGGCTGAACAGCTTATAACGGCGCCCCCCGCAACAGAAACGCGTATTGGCAGCGGCTTTGACGTCCACGCGTTCACAGCGCAAACGACCACTGCCATCCGTATCGGCGGCATTGATATCCCGCACGACAAAGGGCTGGCGGGACATTCCGATGCCGACGTTGCCCTGCACGCCCTGACGGATGCGCTCCTCGGAACGATCGGCGCGGGCGATATCGGCCAGCACTTCCCGCCCTCGGACCCGCAATGGAAAGGCGCCGACAGCGCCCTCTTCCTCGAAAAAGCGGTTCACCTCGTAAAAGAACAAGGCGGCGCCATCAACAACATGGACCTGACCATTATCTGCGAAACGCCCAAAATCGGCCCATACCGTGAAGCGATACGCGCCCGCATAGCCAAAATTTGCAGCATTGATGAAAGCCGTATCAATATCAAAGGCACCACGACAGAAAAACTCGGCTTCACCGGCCGCGGCGAAGGCATCGCCGCTCAGGCAGCCGCCACCATTCAACTGCCCAAGGAAAGCTAA
- a CDS encoding phosphatidylglycerophosphatase A, with protein MLDRDLIQKLDFKDRSVWLATWLGCGLMKPAPGTWGTIGALPFGIALLLIDGWPLLLAAAIIIFAAGYKAAEKFETMTKTHDNSAIVVDEVVGVWIAMLPAALVPVHILIAFALFRFFDILKPWPVGWADKKLPGALGVMADDVLAGVYAALIIGGLRYAGII; from the coding sequence ATGCTCGACCGCGACCTGATTCAAAAACTCGATTTCAAAGACCGGTCTGTTTGGCTGGCAACATGGCTGGGATGCGGCTTGATGAAACCAGCACCCGGCACATGGGGAACGATTGGCGCCCTGCCCTTTGGCATAGCGCTGCTGCTCATCGACGGCTGGCCGCTTTTGCTGGCCGCAGCCATCATTATCTTTGCCGCAGGCTATAAAGCCGCGGAAAAATTCGAAACCATGACCAAAACCCACGACAACAGCGCCATCGTCGTCGATGAAGTCGTCGGGGTATGGATTGCCATGCTCCCCGCGGCGCTCGTCCCCGTGCATATTCTTATTGCCTTTGCGCTGTTCCGGTTCTTTGATATTCTCAAACCGTGGCCAGTCGGCTGGGCGGATAAAAAATTGCCCGGCGCACTGGGCGTCATGGCGGATGACGTTCTGGCCGGCGTATATGCGGCACTAATTATAGGAGGGTTACGCTATGCAGGAATTATTTGA